In Pelomonas sp. SE-A7, one genomic interval encodes:
- a CDS encoding glycosyltransferase family 4 protein: MKQKKLVLIGDGQSPHLVKWARALAPEVQLWAASSRGFTPEFEALVPAERRHAMSTDPLHAGGNVAVLAKLPALGRWLAKIDADWLHAHYLTSHGTLAWAARRGWGLRARIAGSAWGTDILVTPEQGAAYRWLTRRVLRACDVCTSDSLYMARRMQELGAGEVMTFPFGLESLPKQGAKKQPWLFFANRGLEPIYAPHRVITAFANVAAVQAEARLVVANEGSLRPALEQQVRQLGLDGRVEFVGRLDAKAQAGHYARARWYLSLPGSDSVSVSVLEAMAHECIPILSELPANRELVGAGAGQGLILRDDEALPTLLADMGDTEAAGRANRAWVAEHGLFAPAVERFLARLQEIDDMKGAGR, encoded by the coding sequence ATGAAGCAGAAGAAGCTAGTGCTGATCGGCGACGGCCAGAGCCCGCACCTGGTCAAGTGGGCGCGCGCCCTGGCGCCCGAGGTGCAGCTGTGGGCGGCTTCGTCGCGCGGCTTCACGCCGGAGTTCGAAGCCCTGGTGCCGGCCGAGCGCCGCCATGCCATGAGCACCGACCCGCTGCATGCTGGCGGCAATGTGGCTGTGCTGGCCAAGCTGCCGGCCCTGGGCCGCTGGCTCGCAAAGATCGACGCCGACTGGCTGCACGCCCATTACCTGACCTCACATGGCACCTTGGCCTGGGCCGCCAGGCGCGGCTGGGGCCTGAGGGCCCGCATCGCCGGCTCGGCCTGGGGCACGGACATCCTGGTCACGCCCGAGCAGGGTGCCGCCTACCGCTGGCTGACGCGCCGGGTGCTGAGGGCCTGCGATGTCTGCACCTCCGATTCGCTCTACATGGCCCGGCGCATGCAGGAGCTGGGGGCGGGCGAGGTGATGACCTTCCCGTTCGGCCTGGAGTCCCTGCCCAAGCAGGGCGCGAAGAAGCAGCCCTGGCTGTTCTTCGCCAACCGCGGCCTGGAGCCTATCTACGCGCCGCATCGGGTGATCACGGCCTTTGCCAATGTGGCCGCGGTGCAGGCCGAGGCGCGGCTGGTCGTCGCCAACGAGGGCTCACTGCGGCCGGCGCTGGAACAGCAGGTCCGCCAGCTGGGCCTGGACGGCAGGGTCGAATTCGTAGGCCGGCTCGACGCCAAGGCCCAGGCCGGCCACTACGCCCGGGCCCGCTGGTACCTGAGCCTGCCGGGCAGCGACTCGGTCTCGGTCTCGGTGCTGGAGGCCATGGCCCATGAATGCATTCCCATCCTGTCCGAGCTGCCGGCCAACCGCGAGCTGGTCGGCGCAGGCGCCGGTCAGGGCCTGATCCTGCGCGACGATGAGGCCTTGCCCACACTGCTGGCTGACATGGGCGACACCGAGGCTGCCGGCCGCGCCAACCGCGCCTGGGTGGCCGAGCATGGCCTGTTCGCGCCGGCGGTTGAGCGCTTCCTGGCCCGCCTGCAGGAGATAGACGACATGAAAGGAGCCGGCCGGTGA
- a CDS encoding DegT/DnrJ/EryC1/StrS family aminotransferase: MSQAFLPFALPEIGQEEIDEVVDTLRSGWVTTGPKTRRFEQAFAEFLGDPQIECIAVNSATAGLHLALEAIGIGPGDEVITTTHTFTATAEVVRYLGADVVLVDIDPSTMNIDPRLVEAAITPRTKAILPVHYAGLAVDMLAILDIARRHGLRVVEDAAHALPTTLEKELIGTMGSDATVFSFYANKTMTTGEGGMLVTRNAELAKRAKVMRLHGINRDAFDRFTAKVPSWYYEIVAPGFKYNLTDIAAALGLHQLKRIPAFQVRREQIAQRYLEAFADLPLVMPPQAVEGDTHSWHLFVLRLDDSLEMERDAFIEQMFARGIGCSVHYIPLHLQPYWRDRYGLKPEQFPHSQKAYERMLSIPLYTAMSDADVERVITAVREIVLAP; the protein is encoded by the coding sequence ATGAGCCAAGCCTTCCTGCCCTTTGCCCTGCCCGAGATCGGCCAGGAGGAAATCGACGAGGTGGTGGACACCCTGCGCTCGGGCTGGGTCACGACCGGCCCCAAGACGCGGCGCTTCGAGCAGGCCTTCGCCGAGTTCCTCGGTGACCCGCAGATCGAATGCATCGCGGTCAACTCGGCCACGGCCGGCCTGCACCTGGCGCTGGAGGCCATAGGCATTGGCCCCGGCGACGAGGTGATCACCACGACGCACACCTTCACGGCCACGGCCGAGGTGGTGCGCTACCTGGGCGCCGATGTGGTGCTGGTGGACATAGACCCGAGCACGATGAACATCGACCCCAGGCTGGTCGAGGCCGCCATCACGCCGCGGACCAAGGCCATCTTGCCGGTGCACTACGCCGGCCTGGCGGTGGACATGCTGGCCATCCTCGACATCGCCCGCCGCCATGGCCTGCGCGTGGTCGAGGACGCCGCCCATGCCCTGCCCACCACGCTGGAGAAGGAGCTGATAGGCACCATGGGCAGCGATGCCACGGTGTTCAGCTTCTATGCCAACAAGACCATGACCACCGGCGAGGGCGGCATGCTGGTCACCCGCAATGCCGAGCTGGCCAAGCGGGCCAAGGTGATGCGCTTGCACGGCATCAACCGCGATGCCTTCGACCGCTTCACCGCCAAGGTGCCGAGCTGGTACTACGAGATCGTGGCGCCCGGCTTCAAGTACAACCTGACCGACATCGCCGCCGCCCTGGGCCTGCACCAGCTCAAGCGCATCCCGGCCTTCCAGGTCCGGCGCGAGCAGATCGCCCAGCGCTATCTGGAAGCGTTTGCCGATCTGCCGCTGGTCATGCCGCCGCAGGCGGTGGAGGGCGACACCCATTCCTGGCATCTGTTCGTGCTGCGGCTGGACGACAGCCTGGAGATGGAGCGCGACGCCTTCATCGAGCAGATGTTCGCCCGCGGCATTGGCTGCAGCGTGCACTACATCCCGCTGCACCTGCAGCCCTACTGGCGCGATCGTTACGGCCTCAAGCCCGAGCAGTTCCCGCATTCGCAAAAGGCCTACGAGCGCATGCTCAGCATCCCGCTGTACACGGCCATGAGTGATGCCGACGTGGAACGCGTGATCACGGCCGTGCGCGAGATCGTGCTGGCGCCCTGA
- a CDS encoding glycosyltransferase family 4 protein, translating to MRLLLINHYAGSPEHGMEYRPYYLAREWVRLGHQVLILAASHSHVRTTQPSKLGEEIDGISYCWYPTPAYQGNGLGRVRNIWSFCRQVWGDAEALAREFRPDAVIASSTYPMDVWVARKVARLAKAKLVYEVHDLWPLSPIELSGMSPHHPFAMLCQKAENDAYRDADRVVSMLPKVQQHMASHGLILSKLHIVPNGITLEEWEGEGEPLQSEIAAHLAMQKAAGRTVVGYAGSHGLPNALDVLLDAAKLLGDSTLSFVLVGGGHEKERLAARVRDEGLANVAMFDAIPKRQIPALLRRFDIAYIGWQRSPIYRFGIAPNKLMDYLMAERAVLHSVEAGNDPVAEAQAGLTVAPEDAAAVAEGLKKLAATSAEERTAMGRRGREFVLANHTYPVLAQRFLQALE from the coding sequence GTGAGGCTGCTGCTGATCAACCACTACGCCGGCTCGCCCGAGCACGGCATGGAATACCGGCCCTACTACCTGGCGCGCGAATGGGTGCGCCTGGGCCATCAGGTGCTGATACTCGCCGCCTCGCATTCGCATGTGCGCACGACGCAGCCGAGCAAGCTGGGTGAGGAGATCGACGGCATCTCCTACTGCTGGTATCCGACGCCGGCCTACCAGGGCAATGGCCTCGGCCGGGTGCGCAACATCTGGTCCTTCTGCCGCCAGGTCTGGGGCGACGCCGAAGCGCTGGCGCGCGAGTTCCGGCCCGATGCGGTCATCGCTTCGTCCACCTATCCAATGGATGTCTGGGTCGCGCGCAAGGTCGCTCGTCTCGCGAAGGCGAAGCTGGTCTACGAAGTGCACGACCTCTGGCCGTTGTCGCCCATCGAGCTCTCGGGCATGTCGCCCCATCATCCGTTCGCGATGCTGTGCCAGAAGGCCGAGAACGACGCCTACCGCGATGCCGACCGCGTGGTCTCGATGCTGCCCAAGGTGCAGCAGCACATGGCCTCGCATGGGCTGATTCTTTCCAAGCTGCACATCGTGCCCAACGGCATCACCTTGGAAGAATGGGAAGGCGAGGGCGAGCCGCTGCAGAGCGAGATCGCCGCCCATCTGGCAATGCAGAAGGCGGCAGGCCGCACCGTGGTCGGCTATGCCGGCTCCCATGGCCTGCCCAATGCGCTGGACGTGCTGCTCGATGCGGCCAAGCTGCTGGGCGACTCCACGCTGAGCTTCGTGCTGGTCGGGGGCGGACATGAGAAGGAGCGGCTGGCGGCGCGCGTCCGCGACGAGGGCCTCGCCAATGTCGCGATGTTCGACGCCATTCCCAAGCGCCAGATCCCGGCCCTGCTGCGCCGCTTCGACATTGCCTACATAGGCTGGCAGCGCAGCCCCATCTACCGCTTCGGCATTGCGCCGAACAAGCTGATGGACTACCTGATGGCCGAGCGCGCCGTGCTGCATTCGGTCGAGGCCGGCAACGACCCGGTGGCCGAGGCCCAGGCCGGCCTGACCGTGGCACCGGAAGACGCCGCGGCCGTGGCCGAGGGCCTGAAGAAGCTGGCAGCGACCAGCGCCGAGGAGCGCACCGCCATGGGCCGTCGCGGCCGCGAATTCGTGCTGGCCAATCACACCTATCCGGTGTTGGCACAACGCTTCCTGCAGGCTCTTGAATGA
- a CDS encoding class I SAM-dependent methyltransferase, with translation MTRERELTAIAERYARRDVGDRYSLLRPEVWQMLQERERALLRELARREGRPQDWHLAEVGCGAGGNLLEMLRMGFAPEHLQGIELLAERHELARQVLPASLRLTLGDASQAPMAPASQDLVLQSTVFSSILSDPVQQQLAAAMWSWLKPGGAVLWYDFIIDNPRNRDVRGVPLRRVRELFPQGQLRWRRVTLAPPLARLVCRLHPGAYTVFNSIPWLRTHVLAVIEKP, from the coding sequence ATGACCCGCGAACGCGAGCTCACTGCCATCGCCGAGCGCTACGCCCGGCGTGACGTGGGCGACCGCTACAGCCTGCTGCGGCCCGAGGTCTGGCAGATGCTGCAGGAGCGTGAACGGGCCTTGCTCCGCGAGCTGGCGCGGCGCGAGGGCCGGCCGCAGGACTGGCATCTCGCCGAGGTCGGCTGCGGTGCCGGCGGCAATCTGCTGGAGATGCTGCGCATGGGCTTTGCGCCGGAGCATTTGCAGGGCATAGAACTGCTGGCCGAGCGCCACGAGCTGGCGCGCCAGGTGCTTCCGGCTTCGCTGCGGCTGACCCTGGGTGATGCCAGCCAGGCGCCCATGGCGCCGGCCAGCCAGGACCTGGTGCTGCAGTCCACCGTCTTCTCGTCCATCCTCAGCGACCCGGTCCAGCAGCAGCTGGCCGCAGCCATGTGGAGCTGGCTGAAGCCGGGCGGAGCGGTGCTCTGGTACGACTTCATCATCGACAATCCGCGCAACCGCGATGTGCGCGGCGTGCCGCTGCGCCGGGTGCGCGAGCTGTTCCCGCAGGGGCAGCTGCGCTGGCGCCGTGTGACGCTGGCGCCGCCGCTGGCGCGCCTGGTCTGCCGCCTGCATCCCGGCGCCTACACCGTCTTCAACAGCATTCCCTGGCTGCGCACCCATGTGCTGGCCGTGATCGAGAAACCCTGA